One genomic segment of Helianthus annuus cultivar XRQ/B chromosome 14, HanXRQr2.0-SUNRISE, whole genome shotgun sequence includes these proteins:
- the LOC110906711 gene encoding inner centromere protein A-like, with protein sequence MYDEESKVITSIVSLNGEDKEIVITEQLVREVLDFPDDENSPTKFPERMVKGWMLRMDPDPVDHQKWRNDKEIKERSAAYELAKLTDFKETRTEWFLKEEKKKRSRKTTPKVQVEEGSSSQPKKRQKKVVEKLLVDEPEEEEPVADAEGDHVRLSPESEQLLKSLKESFEAEKAAGENEGDNEEKSSSSSSESEIDKTERLKRIKLNPKHASKPKQPTPPEYQPSPPHQSPPYESPPKQTSPPPPHQQQQSPPHSLSQIHSSTPTHEQPVITSQHILQTPPTTQPQVQTTPGSSGFKDFPRVPENIGLEDIGDFSFVNDELVKKLQQKVDDVLVENKKLIDREKKLEKRVKTVEAENSSLLKRVEADQADIDILKVRIAELEEEKARRDEQNEYFKLKNKELEATNAKKEHEMYMMNKVLENLIGKPVEQRFEEIEVEEVRARRKAEIEADMKNKGKGIQVEGVSEVTERAIVPSIVHESPIQNPCSISAVSDDVFSASSHDDDDDGNDDDQENAECEGEHVDDKGVDESENLILRLEPDVEEGEYIHSYTLAEIIKLTHIDESTFKFDFEEELNEFDINQ encoded by the exons atGTATGATGAAGAAAGCAAAGTAATTACTTCGATTGTGAGCTTGAATGGTGAAGATAAAGAGATAGTCATCACAGAACAACTAGTACGTGAGGTGTTAGACTTTCCGGATGATGAGAATTCACCGACGAAGTTTCCAGAGAGGATGGTCAAGGGATGGATGTTAAGGATGG ATCCAGATCCAGTTGATCATCAGAAGTGGagaaatgataaagaaattaaagAGAGGAGTGCTGCATATGAGTTAGCTAAGTTAACAGATTTCAAAGAAACAAGAACTGAGTGGTTtttgaaagaagaaaagaagaaaaggagTAGAAAGACAACTCCTAAAGTACAAGTTGAAGAAGGTTCGTCGTCACAACCAAAGAAGCGTCAaaagaaagttgttgagaaatTATTGGTCGATGAACCAGAGGAAGAAGAACCAGTAGCTGATGCTGAAGGAGATCATGTTCGTTTATCTCCTGAATCTGAACAATTGTTGAAATCTCTTAAAGAAAGTTTTGAAGCTGAAAAAGCAGCTGGTGAGAATGAAGGTGACAATGAAGAGAAAAGTTCATCAAGCTCATCTGAATCAGAGATTGATAAAACTGAACGTTTGAAAAGAATTAAG CTGAATCCTAAACATGCATCAAAACCAAAACAACCTACACCACCAGAATatcaaccatcaccaccacatcAATCACCACCATATGAATCACCACCAAAACAaacttcaccaccaccaccacatcaacaacaacaatcaccacCTCATTCTTTATCACAAATTCATAGCTCTACACCTACACATGAACAACCTGTTATCACCTCACAACATATTCTACAAACACCTCCAACCACACAACCACAAGTACAAACCACTCCTGGTTCTTCTGGTTTCAAGGATTTTCCTCGTGTTCCGGAGAATATTGGTCTTGAAGATATTGGAGATTTTAGTTTTGTGAACGATGAGCTTGTAAAGAAGCTGCAACAGAAAGTGGATGATGTGTTAGTTGAGAATAAGAAGTTGATAGATCGTGAAAAGAAGCTTGAAAAGCGTGTCAAGACTGTTGAAGCTGAGAACTCGTCTTTGTTGAAAAGAGTTGAAGCAGATCAAGCTGACATTGATATTCTCAAAGTTAGAATTGCTGAGTTGGAAGAAGAAAAAGCTAGAAGAGACGAACAAAATGAGTACTTCAAACTAAAGAACAAAGAGCTAGAGGCTACCAATGCAAAGAAAGAACATGAAATgtatatgatgaacaaagtgtTAGAGAATTTGATTGGGAAACCTGTTGAACAGAGGTTTGAAGAGATTGAGGTTGAAGAAGTCCGAGCTAGACGAAAGGCTGAGATTGAAGCAGACATGAAGAACAAGGGTAAAGGTATTCAAGTTGAAGGTGTTTCTGAAGTAACTGAAAGGGCAATCGTTCCGTCAATTGTTCATGAATCACCTATTCAAAATCCTTGTTCTATATCTGCAGTTTCTG atgatgtgTTTTCTGCAAGTagtcatgatgatgatgatgatgggaaTGACGATGATCAAG AGAATGCTGAATGTGAGGGGGAGCATGTTGATGATAAGGGTGTTGATGAAAGTGAAAACTTGATTCTACGTCTTGAACCTGATGTAGAAGAAGGTGAATACATACATTCTTATACTTTAGCAGAGATCATCAAGTTAACACACATTGATGAAAGTACTTTCAAGTTTGATTTCGAAGAAGAGTTGAACGAGTTCGACATCAATCAGTAG